A genome region from Erigeron canadensis isolate Cc75 chromosome 3, C_canadensis_v1, whole genome shotgun sequence includes the following:
- the LOC122592900 gene encoding telomerase Cajal body protein 1: MEENVEIEAGEINEYESWPAAMRFDTPPYKTHHFYKHFRSTSSNPNNFLKGVKWSPDGSCFLTTSDDNTLSLFNLPDYESSAAETDCSLSTFEDSFPANLAITEGEAIYDYCWYPYMSASDPVTCVFATTTRDHPIHLWDISTGQLRCTYRAYDNMDEITAAFSIGFNPTGTKIFAGYNKSIRIFDIHRPGRDFEQRSTIQGNKEGQSGIISSIAFSPSHTGMLATGSYSQTTAIHREDNMELLYVLHGQEGGVTHVQFSKDGNYLYTGGRKDPYILCWDIRKTVEIVYKLYRSSETTNQRIQFDTEPYGRYLGTGGQDGLVHIYDLQTGQWVSSFQAASDTVSGFSFHPLLPMAATASGHRRFGALDESDEDLCLSLRDDENCASVWSFSVYSAEDYAANTDPVDLNDQFDHQSPSQDP, encoded by the exons ATGGAGGAAAACGTCGAAATAGAAGCCGGAGAAATCAATGAGTATGAAAGTTGGCCAGCAGCAATGCGTTTCGATACCCCCCCTTATAAAACCCATCATTTTTATAAACATTTCAGATCAACTTCTTCTAACCCTAATAACTTCCTCAAAGGCGTTAAATG GTCGCCGGATGGTTCGTGTTTTTTAACGACTTCTGATGATAATACACTTAGTTTATTCAATCT ACCAGATTATGAAAGCTCTGCAGCTGAAACCGATTGTTCTTTATCTACTTTTGAAG ATTCATTTCCTGCAAACCTTGCTATAACCGAGGGAGAAGCCATATATGATTATTGCTGGTACCCTTACATGTCTGCGTCAG ACCCAGTAACTTGTGTGTTTGCAACTACCACGCGGGACCATCCTATTCATCTATGGGATATTAGCACAGGCCAG TTACGCTGTACCTATCGGGCATATGATAACATGGATGAAATTACTGCTGCCTTTTCAATCGGTTTCAACCCAACAGGAACGAA GATATTTGCTGGCTACAATAAATCCATCAGGATTTTTGATATCCATCGCCCTGGTAGAGATTTTGAGCAACGTTCTACCATTCAAGGAAACAAGGAAGGCCAATCAG GAATCATATCTTCAATTGCCTTTTCCCCAAGTCATACGGGGATGCTTGCGACAGGGTCCTACAGCCAAACGACAGCTATACATAGGGAAGATAATATGGAACTCTTGTATGTTTTACACGGTCAAGAAGGAGGAGTTACGCAT GTTCAGTTCTCCAAAGATGGAAACTATCTTTATACAGGGGGACGCAAG GATCCATATATATTATGCTGGGATATACGCAAGACAGTTGAAATTGTATACAA GTTATATAGATCATCAGAAACGACCAATCAGCGTATACAGTTTGACACCGAGCCGTACGGTCGATATCTTGGAACTGGTGGACAG GATGGTTTGGTACATATATATGATCTTCAAACGGGTCAATGGGTCTCGAGTTTTCAAGCCGCATCAG ATACTGTTAGTGGTTTTTCTTTCCATCCTTTGTTGCCAATGGCCGCCACTGCATCAGGACACCGCAGATTTGGAGCACTTGACgagtctgatgaagatcttTGTTTAAGTTTACGAG ATGACGAAAACTGTGCTTCAGTTTGGAGTTTCTCCGTATATTCAGCTGAGGATTATGCAGCAAACACAGACCCTGTAGACTTAAATGATCAATTTGATCACCAAAGCCCGTCTCAAGACCCATGA
- the LOC122593652 gene encoding F-box protein SKIP27-like produces the protein MAMGDNLGLGVVKRTSSFGRKRILFLNHMDFDSIDVATPKKKPFLESKSGYWCEKSLLEALPQEILIKILCGVDHDDLKSLFHVSKPIREAAVIAKKWHFVYSTPKKIPAFRCSLNLEEFPSSHFEEIEAPNAPKQSRIFRSRLNRKNSAAICVSLFVLSPLDKDQQGHL, from the exons ATGGCAATGGGAGATAATCTTGGACTAGGAGTAGTGAAAAGAACTAGTTCGTTTGGTAGAAAAaggattttatttttgaatcaTATGGATTTTGACTCAATTGATGTTGCTACACCTAAAAAGAAGCCATTTTTGGAAAGCAAATCTGGTTATTGGTGTGAAAAATCTTTGCTTGAAGCTCTTCCTCAAGAAATATTG ATCAAGATATTGTGTGGAGTGGATCATGATGATTTAAAGAGTCTTTTTCATGTATCTAAACCGATACGAGAAGCT GCTGTGATTGCAAAGAAATGGCATTTTGTATATAGTACACCTAAAAAGATTCCGGCTTTTAGGTGTTCATTAAACTTGGAGGAGTTCCCATCAAGCCATTTTGAAGAGATCGAAGCTCCAAATGCGCCAAAACAATCAAGAATATTTCGTTCTCGATTGAACAGAAAAAACTCGGCTGCTATATGTGTGTCCTTATTCGTATTGTCCCCATTGGACAAAGACCAACAAGGACACCTATAG
- the LOC122592831 gene encoding bifunctional riboflavin kinase/FMN phosphatase translates to MNCMRKLVSCVILDLDGTLVNTDGIVSEVLKVYLVKYEKKWDGREALKIIGKTPIEAASAIVEDYGLPLSKEDLLSEITPMFSDQWCKLKALPGAYRLIKHLKGHGVKMALASNSPRESIETKISYHPTWKGSFSSIIAGDEVKAGKPSPEIFLEAAKRLNVDPSKCLVIEDSLPGIAAAKAAEMEVVAVPSLPKQSHLYTAADEVINSLLDLHPEKWGLPPFEDWIDGTLPIEPWHIGGPVIKGYGRGSKMLGIPTANLSVEGYASVLSEHPAGVYFGWAKLSTRGFYKMVMSIGWNPYFNNTEKTIEPWLLHKFDEDFYGEELHLVIVGYIRPEANFPSLESLVAKIHEDGKIAENALALPSYAKYKDETYFKSIALGHNSHL, encoded by the exons ATGAATTGTATGCGGAAGCTTGTTTCGTGTGTGATTCTCGACTTGGACGGAACGCTTGTTAATACGG ATGGAATTGTGAGTGAAGTTTTAAAAGTTTACTTGGTTAAGTATGAGAAGAAATGGGATGGGAGAGAGGCTCTGAAGATTATTGGCAAAACGCCTATAGAAGCTGCATCTGCTATTGTGGAGGACTATGGGCTTCCTTTGTCAAAAGAAGACTTGCTATCAGAAATTACCCCGATGTTCTCTGATCA ATGGTGCAAACTTAAAGCACTACCTGGTGCCTATCGTTTGATTAAACATTTGAAGGGGCATGGAGTGAAAATGGCGTTGGCTTCTAACTCTCCAAGAGAAAGCATCGAAACAAAGATTAGCTATCATCCGA CTTGGAAAGGGTCCTTCTCATCCATTATTGCTGGTGATGAAGTAAAAGCAGGAAAACCATCGCCTGAAAT ATTCCTGGAAGCAGCTAAGAGGCTAAATGTTGATCCATCTAAGTGTCTTGTCATCGAAGATTCACT ACCTGGTATTGCTGCTGCTAAAGCTGCAGAAATGGAAGTGGTTGCTGTGCCATCTCTTCCAAAGCAGTCTCATCTATACACTGCAGCGGACGAGGTGATCAACTCACTTCTTGACCTACATCCTGAAAAGTGGGGCCTCCCTCCATTTGAAGATT gGATTGATGGTACGTTACCGATAGAACCTTGGCATATTGGTGGTCCCGTCATTAAAGGTTATGGCCGTGGTTCGAAGATGCTTGGAATACCAACAG CTAATCTATCAGTGGAAGGCTATGCAAGTGTCCTTTCTGAACATCCTGCGGGTGTATATTTTGGTTGGGCCAAATTATCAACCCGTGGTTTTTACAAGATGGTTATGAGCATTGGTTGGAACCCATACTTCAATAACACCGAGAAGACAATA GAACCTTGGCTGCTTCATAAGTTTGATGAAGATTTCTATGGTGAGGAATTACATCTTGTTATTGTTGGCTATATTCGACCCGAG GCCAACTTCCCCTCACTCGAAAGCCTTGTTGCAAAAATCCACGAAGACGGTAAAATTGCAGAGAATGCACTTGCTCTTCCTTCATACGCCAAGTACAAGGACGAGACATACTTCAAAAGCATTGCCCTAGGTCACAACAGTCATTTGTGA